A single Cucumis melo cultivar AY chromosome 4, USDA_Cmelo_AY_1.0, whole genome shotgun sequence DNA region contains:
- the LOC103486679 gene encoding protein LEAD-SENSITIVE 1-like, which produces MGLLSNRVNRESLKPGDHIYSWRAAYIYAHHGIYVGDGRVIHFTRRGQEVGTGTVLDVFLASSGPARSFVPCPTCIPLEEGNGVVSSCLNCFLAGGVLYRFEYGVNPALFLAKARGGTCSLATSDSDDLVVHRAKYLLENGFGCYNVFKNNCEDFAIYCKTGLLVVDQSTMGQSGQAVSIIGGPLAAVLSTPLRLVTTNVYGMAVTAVGVYCASRYAADIGMRKDVMKIPVEDLTQRLATGLLQVVEPQILPAMAPESHLLIGR; this is translated from the exons ATGGGGCTTCTTTCCAACAG AGTTAATCGGGAGAGCTTGAAACCGGGTGATCATATCTACTCTTGGAGGGCCGCTTATATTTATGCCCATCATG GTATCTATGTTGGAGATGGAAGAGTTATTCACTTCACCAGAAGAGGTCAAGAAGTAGGAACCGGGACCGTGCTTGATGTCTTTCTGGCAAGTTCAGGACCTGCTCGATCCTTTGTGCCATGCCCTACTTGCATTCCTCTCGAAGAAGGGAATGGGGTTGTTTCTTCATGCTTGAACTGTTTTCTTGCTGGTGGAGTGTTGTATCGTTTCGAGTATGGTGTCAATCCTGCTCTTTTTCTGGCCAAAGCTCGAGGTGGAACTTGCAGCCTTGCAACCTCTGATTCAGATGATCTTGTGGTCCATCGAGCAAAATACCTACTAGAGAATGGCTTTGGATGCTACAATGTATTCAAGAACAACTGTGAAGACTTTGCAATATACTGCAAAACTGGACTACTTGTGGTTGATCAGAGCACTATGGGACAAAGTGGGCAAGCAGTTTCAATCATCGGAGGACCTCTTGCAGCTGTTCTTTCAACACCACTCCGTCTCGTGACAACCAACGTCTATGGAATGGCAGTGACAGCCGTTGGTGTGTACTGTGCTAGTAGATATGCTGCTGATATTGGGATGAGAAAGGATGTGATGAAGATACCTGTGGAGGATTTGACACAAAGGCTGGCCACCGGCCTTCTCCAGGTGGTAGAACCGCAGATTTTACCTGCAATGGCACCGGAGTCTCACCTGCTTATTGGCAGATAA
- the LOC103486678 gene encoding protein LEAD-SENSITIVE 1-like, with translation MRFTVHWKLNQLIPTHTDFSSAAPETNPMLKRAQSISIWGEKQPCSLPPKPDMGLLSNRVNQGSLKPGDHIYSWRAAYIYAHHGIYVGDGRVIHFTRRGQEVGTGTVLDVLLVSSGPARSFVPCATCVPLEEGNGVVSSCLNCFLAGGVLYRFEYGVSPTLFLAKARGGTCTLASSDSDDLVVHRAKYLLDNGFGCYNVFKNNCEDFAIYCKTGLLVVDQRTMGQSGQAVSIIGGPLAAVLSTPLRLVTTNVYGMAATAVGVYCASRYAADIGMRKDVMKIPVEDLTQRLATGLVQVVESQILTATVPEPHLLATR, from the exons ATGAGATTTACAGTTCATTGGAAATTGAACCAACTCATTCCAACACACACTGATTTTTCCAGTGCGGCCCCCGAGACCAACCCCATGCTCAAGAGGGCACAATC CATTTCAATTTGGGGGGAAAAACAACCCTGTTCCCTTCCGCCGAAACCAGATATGGGGCTTCTTTCCAACAG AGTTAATCAGGGGAGCTTGAAACCGGGTGATCATATCTACTCTTGGAGAGCCGCTTATATCTATGCCCATCATG GCATCTATGTGGGAGATGGCAGAGTTATTCATTTTACCAGAAGAGGTCAAGAAGTAGGAACCGGGACCGTGCTTGATGTCTTACTCGTAAGTTCAGGACCTGCTCGATCCTTCGTGCCATGCGCTACCTGTGTTCCTCTAGAAGAAGGGAATGGAGTTGTTTCCTCATGCTTGAACTGTTTTCTTGCCGGTGGAGTGTTGTATCGTTTCGAGTATGGTGTTAGTCCCACTCTTTTTCTGGCCAAAGCTCGAGGTGGAACTTGCACCCTTGCAAGCTCTGATTCAGATGATCTTGTGGTCCATCGAGCAAAATACCTACTCGACAATGGCTTTGGATGCTATAATGTATTCAAGAACAACTGTGAAGATTTTGCAATATACTGCAAAACTGGATTACTTGTGGTTGATCAAAGGACCATGGGACAAAGTGGGCAAGCAGTTTCAATCATTGGAGGACCTCTGGCAGCGGTTCTTTCAACACCACTGCGTCTTGTGACAACCAACGTCTATGGAATGGCAGCAACGGCCGTTGGGGTGTACTGTGCCAGTAGATACGCCGCTGATATTGGGATGAGAAAGGATGTGATGAAGATACCTGTTGAAGATTTGACCCAAAGGTTGGCCACCGGCCTTGTCCAGGTGGTTGAATCTCAGATTTTAACTGCAACAGTGCCGGAGCCTCACCTGCTTGCTACCAGATAA